One Legionella hackeliae DNA segment encodes these proteins:
- a CDS encoding archease, translating into MITDQNYFDHDADIGIIGKGLSLEQSFEQAAEAMFALMGDLSKVSPKTELSFEFEENDTELALVTWLNLLLAKAQATHLILCRFKIKREGNQWHGEAQGDVWHDSIERGIDVKGATLTMLSVKQLDKQWESQCVVDV; encoded by the coding sequence ATGATAACCGATCAGAATTATTTTGATCATGATGCCGATATTGGCATTATTGGAAAAGGCCTCTCTCTGGAACAAAGTTTTGAGCAGGCAGCAGAAGCCATGTTCGCGTTAATGGGGGACTTATCCAAGGTCTCCCCTAAAACAGAGCTATCGTTTGAATTTGAAGAAAATGACACCGAACTAGCATTGGTAACTTGGTTAAACTTACTTTTAGCAAAAGCACAAGCCACTCATTTAATCCTGTGCAGGTTTAAAATTAAAAGAGAGGGCAACCAATGGCATGGAGAAGCACAGGGAGATGTTTGGCATGACAGTATCGAACGAGGTATTGATGTAAAAGGAGCTACTTTAACCATGCTCTCAGTCAAACAACTGGATAAACAGTGGGAATCTCAATGCGTGGTTGATGTATAA
- a CDS encoding RtcB family protein — MDMTRIQQIDDYRWVPVNTPDSVMMYGTQELIAAMDEKVREQIINVSNLPGLVGQAMTMPDAHWGYGFPIGGVAAFDADKGGIISAGGVGFDISCGIRCLRTNLFLPDILPHLEVVAEQLFKYVPSGVGSVGKLHLSTKALDEVMYGGAKWAVQHGYGEQIDLNYVEENGCMAGAHPDYVSDHAKKRQLHEMGTLGSGNHYLELQVVKQIYDKKAADAFGLHENQILIAIHCGSRGLGHQIGSDYLISLAKVARKLGLHLPDRELACAPILSDEGQRYLGAMCAGVNCALANRQIIVHLTREAVANVLPDAQLETLFDVSHNTCKKEKHTVQGKEKEIYVHRKGATRAFGPEHSSLPQRYKAVGQPVCIGGSMGTGSFILAGNAENQAFASACHGAGRHMSRRQALKHWQGKALIEQLRKEGIYIRSYSMRGIAEEAPGAYKDVHKVVEATEWAGLARRVAFLKPLACVKG; from the coding sequence ATGGACATGACTCGAATACAGCAAATTGATGATTATCGATGGGTTCCTGTTAACACCCCAGATTCTGTAATGATGTATGGTACTCAAGAGCTTATTGCCGCAATGGATGAAAAAGTACGCGAGCAAATTATTAATGTCTCTAATTTACCAGGGCTTGTTGGCCAAGCAATGACAATGCCCGATGCTCACTGGGGCTATGGATTTCCTATTGGTGGCGTCGCCGCTTTTGATGCGGATAAAGGGGGGATTATCTCTGCAGGTGGTGTAGGTTTTGATATTTCCTGTGGTATCCGATGTTTACGTACCAATCTTTTTCTCCCAGATATCCTGCCCCATCTCGAAGTGGTGGCTGAGCAATTGTTTAAATATGTTCCCTCAGGCGTTGGTTCCGTAGGTAAATTACATTTATCAACCAAGGCATTAGATGAAGTAATGTATGGTGGAGCGAAATGGGCAGTGCAGCATGGTTATGGAGAGCAAATCGACTTGAACTATGTTGAAGAAAATGGCTGCATGGCCGGTGCTCATCCTGATTATGTCTCCGATCATGCGAAAAAACGTCAATTGCATGAAATGGGCACTCTTGGATCGGGTAATCATTATTTGGAACTACAAGTCGTTAAACAGATTTACGATAAAAAAGCCGCTGACGCTTTTGGGCTCCATGAAAATCAAATTCTTATTGCTATCCACTGTGGCTCACGCGGTTTAGGACATCAAATTGGTTCAGATTATCTGATATCTTTAGCTAAAGTTGCACGAAAACTGGGGCTTCATTTACCCGATCGCGAACTTGCTTGTGCTCCTATTCTTTCTGATGAAGGTCAACGATACCTAGGTGCGATGTGTGCTGGAGTTAACTGTGCCTTAGCTAATCGCCAAATTATTGTTCATTTAACTCGTGAAGCGGTCGCCAACGTTCTCCCTGATGCACAACTAGAAACTTTATTTGATGTATCGCATAACACCTGCAAAAAGGAAAAACATACCGTACAAGGTAAAGAAAAAGAAATTTATGTTCACCGCAAAGGAGCAACTCGAGCTTTCGGACCAGAACATTCATCCCTACCACAGCGTTATAAAGCAGTTGGACAACCAGTTTGTATTGGAGGAAGCATGGGAACAGGCTCTTTTATTTTGGCAGGTAATGCTGAGAATCAGGCATTTGCATCAGCCTGTCATGGAGCAGGCCGCCACATGAGCCGAAGACAGGCACTAAAGCATTGGCAAGGGAAAGCCCTTATTGAGCAATTAAGAAAGGAAGGTATCTACATTCGTAGCTATTCAATGCGTGGTATTGCAGAAGAAGCACCTGGTGCCTACAAAGATGTCCACAAAGTAGTCGAGGCTACCGAATGGGCTGGATTAGCCCGTCGTGTAGCCTTTTTAAAACCTTTAGCCTGTGTAAAAGGATAA
- a CDS encoding DEAD/DEAH box helicase: MNSTYLDSLKWAHPLVQEWFVKKFTLATEPQEQGWPQILAGNTTLISAPTGSGKTLAAFLVCIDRLVRQSIAQTLKNQTQVLYISPLKALTNDVQKNLLGPLEEIIKLGKEQGYDMEEIQVAVRTGDTLSRERQAMLKKPPHILVTTPESLYLLLTAEKSRTILRSVQTVIVDEIHALANSKRGTHLSLSLERLEVLVEQSPIRIGLSATQKPIEMVANFLTGNNRPPPVIVNIGHIRKLDLAIEVPSSELAPVASNELWDEIYERLSALARQNRSTLIFVNTRRLAERVAHHLAERLGKDLVAAHHGSLSRKLRLAAETKLKNGELKALVATASLELGIDIGAIDLVCQIGSPRSISVALQRIGRAGHWHGAISKGRIFATTRNELLECAALVHAIRQKDLDQLIIPEAPFDILAQQIIAACATDEWHEDTLYELVKRSFPYQHLSREEFDEILVMLAEGIAGSRGRYSAYLFRDRVNGIVKGRRGSRLTAITSGGAIPENGLFTVVAEPNEVIVGTLDEDFAVESNRGDIILLGNTSWKIKRIESAKGRVLVEDAYGAPPSVPFWRGEAPPRTDELSLQVSDLRKKINAMLPLTLSPVEEVRKQADTREAINWLKEHCGVTDAGAEQLVEYILEGRTVLGTVPTQETVIAERFFDESGGMQLVIHSPFGARINKAWGLALRKRFCRSFNFELQAAATDDGINISLAEQHSFPLVDVFNFLHPNTIADVLTQAVLQSPLFTTRWRWAATRALALVRFRNGRKVPPNILRMLSDDLLAAVFPDAAACQDNLAGQDIELPKHPLIIETMKDALTEALDIEGFTRVLQSIVEGNIQCLAVDTPVPSVFSHEILNANPYAFLDDAPLEERRARAVEMRRVLPDAILREVGALDPEAIAEVQKQAWPDIRNADELHDTLQSLIALPTDTHFTEEQTIPSEWKVFIEQLIAQGRAGVAFIDHQPFWVATEKKQTFLTIYTEAIFSTSLIDIEEKRPERDTAIVQMIREWMQHLGPISVSELGADLRLESSEIEQALLHLESSGTILRGHFRITRSELEWCDRRLLARIHSLTLGKLRKEIQPVSAAQFMEWLTIWQHIKPGTQLSGDQGLLETLKQMQGYEIPANAWEKQIFAKRVKDYSPDMLDRLCLTGVVGWGRLSPHPALIAPEAPENTDSLKPKRILPTSVAPITFFVREESDWMSAKAHLEDETLPVLSHVAQAIYAYLKENGASFFIDMVQGINHLKSEIETGLWELVSAGLITADGFDNLRTLIDPHRRLGKRARSVFRHSTGRWSLLKSKKAIHKDHQLEAICWVLLKRYGVCFRELLAREKIIPSWRDLLLAFRRLEAQGEIRGGRFVSGFIGEQFALPYAVDSVRAIKKKIPDENNISISAVDPLNLIGIVLPGERVSAFSGRYVILRGGMPVAEKAVRENILQN, encoded by the coding sequence ATGAATTCGACTTATCTCGACAGCCTGAAATGGGCTCACCCTCTCGTTCAAGAATGGTTTGTCAAGAAATTTACTCTGGCGACTGAACCACAAGAGCAAGGCTGGCCGCAAATTTTGGCAGGCAATACGACCTTAATTTCTGCGCCAACAGGCTCGGGAAAGACCCTTGCTGCCTTTCTGGTTTGTATTGATCGATTAGTTCGTCAATCCATCGCGCAAACGCTAAAGAATCAAACTCAAGTCTTGTATATCTCCCCCTTAAAAGCATTGACAAATGACGTGCAAAAAAATCTTCTGGGACCTTTAGAGGAAATTATCAAACTTGGCAAAGAACAAGGTTATGATATGGAAGAGATTCAGGTCGCTGTGCGCACAGGCGATACTTTATCTCGCGAAAGACAAGCCATGCTAAAAAAGCCTCCCCATATTTTAGTAACGACTCCTGAATCATTGTACTTATTACTCACGGCCGAGAAGAGTCGCACAATTCTTAGAAGTGTACAAACAGTTATAGTGGATGAAATTCACGCTCTTGCTAATAGTAAACGAGGAACTCACTTATCTTTATCCTTAGAACGTCTGGAGGTACTCGTAGAACAATCTCCTATTCGTATTGGTTTGTCAGCTACACAAAAACCCATCGAGATGGTTGCAAACTTTCTAACCGGTAACAATCGCCCACCACCGGTAATTGTTAATATTGGTCATATTCGTAAACTTGACCTGGCCATCGAAGTCCCTTCCAGTGAATTAGCCCCTGTTGCCTCAAATGAATTGTGGGACGAAATTTATGAGCGTCTATCTGCTTTGGCTCGACAAAATCGCTCTACCTTAATTTTCGTGAATACAAGGCGTTTGGCCGAACGGGTTGCTCATCATTTGGCGGAACGTTTAGGCAAAGATCTGGTAGCGGCGCATCATGGAAGTTTATCCCGTAAATTGCGATTAGCCGCTGAAACTAAGTTAAAAAATGGAGAATTAAAAGCACTGGTTGCCACGGCTTCTTTAGAGCTTGGAATCGATATTGGTGCTATCGATTTAGTATGCCAAATTGGCTCTCCTCGCTCTATCTCTGTTGCCTTACAGCGCATTGGCCGTGCTGGACATTGGCATGGTGCAATTTCGAAAGGAAGAATTTTTGCCACGACTCGGAATGAACTTTTAGAGTGTGCTGCTTTAGTTCATGCCATTCGCCAAAAAGATTTAGACCAACTTATTATCCCTGAAGCCCCTTTTGATATCTTGGCTCAGCAGATTATTGCCGCATGTGCTACTGATGAGTGGCATGAAGATACTTTGTATGAATTAGTCAAACGAAGTTTTCCCTATCAACATTTATCACGGGAGGAATTTGACGAGATTCTGGTAATGCTGGCCGAAGGTATTGCAGGTTCACGTGGTCGTTATAGTGCTTATCTTTTCCGTGATCGAGTTAATGGTATCGTCAAAGGTAGGCGAGGCAGTCGTTTGACAGCAATTACCAGTGGCGGTGCTATTCCTGAAAATGGTTTATTTACAGTTGTTGCTGAACCTAACGAAGTAATCGTAGGAACTCTCGATGAGGATTTTGCTGTTGAAAGCAATCGTGGGGATATCATTTTGCTTGGCAATACCTCTTGGAAAATCAAGCGGATTGAAAGTGCCAAAGGTCGTGTTTTAGTTGAAGATGCTTATGGGGCGCCTCCTAGTGTTCCCTTTTGGCGAGGAGAAGCACCACCACGCACCGATGAGCTTTCCTTACAGGTTTCTGATCTACGAAAAAAAATCAATGCAATGCTTCCTCTCACTTTATCACCTGTTGAAGAGGTTCGAAAACAAGCAGATACTCGAGAAGCGATTAACTGGCTCAAAGAGCATTGCGGTGTTACTGATGCGGGTGCCGAACAGTTGGTCGAATATATTTTGGAAGGGCGAACTGTCTTAGGAACAGTACCTACTCAAGAAACAGTTATTGCAGAGCGCTTTTTTGATGAGTCGGGAGGAATGCAACTTGTCATTCACTCACCTTTTGGTGCAAGAATTAACAAAGCATGGGGATTAGCTTTAAGAAAACGATTCTGTCGTTCTTTTAATTTTGAATTACAAGCGGCAGCTACAGATGATGGTATTAATATTTCTTTAGCTGAACAACACAGTTTTCCATTAGTTGATGTTTTTAATTTTCTACACCCAAATACCATCGCCGATGTGCTAACTCAAGCCGTTTTACAGTCTCCCCTTTTTACAACACGCTGGCGATGGGCCGCGACAAGAGCTTTAGCGTTAGTGCGCTTTCGTAATGGGCGAAAAGTACCTCCTAACATTTTGCGAATGCTTTCTGATGATCTTTTAGCAGCGGTATTTCCTGATGCAGCAGCCTGCCAAGACAATCTTGCAGGTCAAGACATTGAGCTTCCAAAACATCCTTTAATTATCGAAACGATGAAAGATGCGTTAACTGAAGCGCTCGATATTGAGGGATTTACTCGTGTTCTCCAAAGCATCGTCGAGGGGAACATCCAATGTCTGGCTGTAGATACACCGGTACCCTCTGTTTTTTCACATGAAATATTGAATGCAAATCCTTATGCTTTTCTTGATGATGCTCCACTGGAAGAACGAAGAGCTCGTGCTGTTGAAATGCGTCGTGTTTTACCGGATGCAATATTACGTGAAGTCGGTGCATTAGATCCTGAGGCCATTGCTGAAGTCCAAAAACAAGCATGGCCCGACATTAGAAATGCTGACGAACTGCATGATACTTTACAAAGCTTGATTGCATTACCTACAGATACTCATTTTACTGAAGAACAAACCATTCCGTCAGAGTGGAAAGTTTTTATTGAGCAATTAATTGCCCAGGGTCGAGCAGGCGTTGCCTTTATAGATCATCAACCATTCTGGGTAGCTACAGAAAAAAAACAAACCTTCCTCACGATTTATACTGAGGCTATTTTTTCAACGTCACTTATCGACATTGAGGAAAAAAGACCCGAACGCGACACAGCGATTGTCCAAATGATTCGAGAATGGATGCAACATCTAGGACCCATTAGCGTCTCTGAATTAGGAGCAGATTTGAGGCTGGAATCATCAGAAATAGAACAAGCACTCCTTCATCTTGAGTCCTCAGGCACCATTTTGCGAGGCCACTTTAGAATAACTCGCTCTGAACTAGAGTGGTGTGACAGACGATTGCTAGCAAGAATTCATAGCTTAACCTTAGGTAAATTACGTAAAGAAATTCAACCTGTTAGTGCTGCCCAGTTTATGGAGTGGTTAACTATCTGGCAGCACATCAAACCAGGTACACAATTAAGTGGTGACCAGGGTTTATTGGAAACACTTAAACAAATGCAAGGATATGAGATTCCTGCAAATGCCTGGGAAAAACAAATTTTTGCAAAACGGGTTAAAGATTACAGTCCAGACATGCTCGATCGATTGTGTTTAACAGGTGTCGTTGGTTGGGGACGCTTATCACCCCACCCTGCTTTAATTGCTCCAGAGGCGCCAGAAAACACAGATTCTTTAAAACCAAAGCGTATACTCCCAACTAGCGTTGCCCCTATTACATTTTTTGTGCGCGAAGAATCAGATTGGATGTCAGCCAAAGCTCATTTGGAAGATGAGACTCTCCCAGTTTTAAGTCATGTTGCCCAGGCCATTTATGCTTATTTAAAGGAGAATGGGGCTTCATTTTTTATCGATATGGTTCAGGGTATCAATCATCTTAAATCTGAAATTGAGACCGGTTTGTGGGAGTTGGTTTCAGCAGGGTTAATCACTGCTGATGGTTTTGACAATTTGCGAACATTAATCGATCCTCATCGCCGATTAGGTAAAAGAGCTCGTAGCGTCTTCAGACATTCAACAGGTCGTTGGTCTTTATTAAAATCTAAAAAAGCCATCCATAAAGATCATCAACTTGAAGCAATTTGTTGGGTTTTACTTAAACGATACGGTGTTTGCTTCCGTGAATTGCTAGCACGGGAAAAAATTATTCCTTCCTGGCGGGATTTATTACTTGCGTTTCGACGACTGGAAGCGCAAGGAGAGATCAGAGGAGGGCGTTTTGTCAGTGGCTTTATTGGAGAGCAATTTGCTCTTCCTTATGCCGTCGACTCGGTACGGGCTATCAAAAAGAAAATACCGGATGAAAACAACATCAGTATCTCTGCAGTTGACCCTCTAAATTTAATAGGTATTGTTTTGCCCGGCGAGCGTGTTTCTGCTTTTTCAGGAAGATATGTCATTTTAAGAGGGGGCATGCCAGTTGCTGAAAAAGCCGTGAGGGAAAACATTTTACAAAACTAG
- a CDS encoding bifunctional diguanylate cyclase/phosphodiesterase: MTLAKKMSLVVLSLLMLIFIGSYLITLNNERNYFIEQLSSNAQDTATSLGLSLSQALMKNDKALMHSMVQAVFDRGYFSMIEVRDLNGRLLASRYASTEHKKTVPNWFYKLVQWQPVIQSSIVMRGWNQVGEVFVTTDSNYALHALWNNAFYLTVWYAIFAVISLFIIYFFIHWLLKPLKRVTQQAQEICLRKFPIQKEIPKTPELRQVTLAMNKMVRRIKEIFNDQLEQMEKLSDQSLQDPLTNLGNRRYFLQQLTSLLSDEKEFAPGFMILVAVDGLESVNKEQGFQQGDKVLCDIADGCTRFWTNSVAINISRISGTNFGLLIQEHDPDVFIKNCESFNQTIQKLINAYPSCEVAIAALSYSFQQTSTELLIEADRLLKIARHEPSKLAYSPQLSIPSVNITKDAITAALSELRFSLYGQWVVAIQGKLHQEVFVRLNEAGKEINAGYFMPIAEKEGVAYLIDQVVLSKVITANLLNQTPLALNITEETITNTNYRSSYLDKLEQLPIELRKRLHIEFNEKAVLKNFSKTLLFVQSLQKLSITVGIDQVGVNFSQMHYLNELPINYIKLHGSLFCDVTENQNKQFFIHYFNEMAKILDIKVIATFIETQDQWGVLQSLGLKWGQGQFLSGIQPL; the protein is encoded by the coding sequence ATGACATTAGCCAAGAAGATGTCTCTCGTTGTATTAAGCTTATTAATGTTAATTTTTATAGGCTCGTATCTTATTACACTCAATAATGAACGAAATTATTTTATTGAGCAGCTGAGTAGTAATGCTCAAGATACAGCGACGTCGTTAGGATTATCACTTTCCCAAGCATTAATGAAAAATGATAAAGCACTGATGCATTCCATGGTGCAGGCAGTGTTTGATCGTGGTTATTTTTCTATGATTGAAGTGCGTGATCTTAATGGGAGACTATTGGCTTCACGTTACGCTTCGACTGAACACAAGAAAACGGTGCCTAATTGGTTTTATAAACTGGTTCAATGGCAGCCTGTTATTCAATCGTCTATTGTAATGAGGGGATGGAATCAGGTTGGTGAAGTATTTGTTACAACCGATTCCAATTATGCGTTACATGCATTATGGAACAATGCTTTTTACCTGACAGTTTGGTATGCCATTTTTGCCGTGATTTCTTTGTTTATTATTTATTTTTTCATTCATTGGTTGCTGAAACCTCTTAAACGTGTAACTCAACAAGCACAAGAGATTTGTTTGCGCAAATTCCCAATTCAGAAAGAAATTCCTAAAACACCTGAGTTAAGACAGGTCACTCTGGCTATGAACAAGATGGTCAGGCGAATTAAAGAAATTTTTAATGATCAACTGGAACAAATGGAAAAACTAAGCGACCAGTCGCTTCAAGATCCATTAACAAATCTAGGTAACCGTCGTTATTTTTTACAACAGTTAACGTCATTATTAAGTGATGAAAAGGAATTTGCACCCGGTTTTATGATCCTGGTTGCTGTAGATGGATTAGAGAGTGTGAATAAAGAACAAGGATTCCAGCAAGGGGATAAAGTTTTATGCGATATTGCCGATGGTTGTACGAGATTCTGGACAAATTCTGTTGCTATTAATATCTCAAGAATTAGCGGCACCAATTTTGGATTATTAATACAAGAACACGATCCAGATGTGTTTATTAAAAACTGCGAATCATTCAATCAAACTATTCAAAAACTAATAAACGCTTATCCTTCATGTGAGGTAGCTATTGCTGCACTGTCCTATTCTTTTCAACAAACATCGACTGAACTATTAATTGAGGCCGATCGCTTGTTAAAAATAGCTCGGCATGAACCGAGTAAACTGGCCTACAGTCCCCAACTGTCGATACCTTCGGTAAATATCACCAAAGATGCCATTACTGCAGCATTGTCCGAACTACGTTTTTCATTGTATGGCCAATGGGTTGTTGCGATTCAAGGAAAATTACATCAAGAAGTATTTGTTCGTCTCAATGAAGCAGGGAAAGAAATCAATGCAGGTTATTTTATGCCGATTGCGGAAAAAGAGGGAGTCGCTTATTTGATTGACCAAGTTGTTTTATCAAAAGTGATTACCGCAAATCTGTTAAACCAAACTCCGTTGGCTTTAAATATCACGGAGGAAACAATTACTAATACCAACTATCGCTCAAGCTATTTAGATAAACTCGAACAATTACCAATAGAACTGCGCAAGCGTTTGCATATTGAATTTAATGAAAAGGCCGTCTTAAAGAATTTTTCCAAGACATTATTGTTTGTGCAATCCTTACAAAAGTTAAGTATTACAGTGGGGATTGATCAGGTTGGGGTTAACTTTTCACAGATGCATTATTTAAATGAATTACCGATTAATTATATAAAATTGCATGGTAGTTTATTTTGTGATGTGACCGAAAATCAGAATAAACAATTTTTTATTCATTATTTTAACGAAATGGCAAAAATTCTGGATATTAAGGTCATTGCTACCTTTATAGAAACACAGGATCAATGGGGGGTTTTACAAAGTTTGGGTTTAAAATGGGGACAGGGACAATTTCTTAGCGGCATTCAACCGCTTTAG
- a CDS encoding transglutaminase-like cysteine peptidase, which translates to MYQEDWLLIKEGQKHFFNLISSILITLGLVFQGGYSFAQNSSSISIEQIDEAQQRYTGDIARRFAAWKKLILTYQNKAITNKLKVTNDFFNQFTFQYDDAQGHDYWKTPEELIASGVGDCEDFSIAKYFTLLALGVPMSSLRITYVKSLQLNRAHMVLAYYPTPEAEPLVLDNLISRILPASQRPDLTPVYSFNGRGLWLAKQRGRDKLLGDSNRLSKWQNLIQRMQKR; encoded by the coding sequence ATGTACCAGGAAGACTGGTTACTTATAAAAGAAGGCCAAAAGCATTTTTTTAATTTAATCTCCAGCATACTGATTACTTTGGGTTTGGTATTCCAGGGAGGGTATAGCTTTGCACAAAATTCTTCTTCCATCTCAATCGAACAAATTGACGAAGCGCAGCAGAGATATACTGGCGATATAGCGCGACGATTTGCAGCATGGAAAAAATTAATTTTAACTTATCAAAATAAGGCGATAACGAATAAGTTAAAAGTGACCAATGACTTTTTTAATCAATTCACTTTTCAATATGACGATGCACAGGGGCATGACTATTGGAAAACGCCTGAAGAACTTATCGCTTCAGGAGTAGGGGATTGTGAAGATTTTTCCATTGCCAAATATTTTACGTTGCTGGCGCTGGGAGTGCCTATGTCTAGTTTGCGCATTACCTATGTTAAATCCCTGCAACTTAATCGTGCACATATGGTTTTAGCATATTACCCGACGCCAGAAGCAGAGCCACTGGTTTTAGATAATTTAATAAGTCGCATTCTACCAGCATCGCAACGACCAGACTTAACCCCTGTTTATAGCTTTAATGGTAGAGGGCTGTGGTTAGCAAAACAACGTGGACGAGACAAGCTTTTAGGGGACTCGAATCGTTTAAGTAAATGGCAAAATCTCATTCAAAGAATGCAAAAAAGGTGA
- a CDS encoding TolC family outer membrane protein, with product MKTKCFWIIAGLIITCSVSAETLYDAVQHGMISNPDVLFNTARGLSARQAVDKAKGAYWPTVDVTGGFGREKSLNPTTEAIDGPGQRILNRTESNIEFKQNLFAGGGVAYELKRNVYLCEAQKLKTQGVAEDLALDVVNRYLLVLLHEKLYVYAIRNYQAHRSVFTMIKERSDAGISREAELDQADARLALAEANKISAEANLQEARINYAKVVGNWPGKLAWPKIPTRSELPQSLGQAIERGLDNHPTVRSTYADIKEAKSQYQVAQASYYPRVDLVLSASQNRNLDGLIGRNDDRLAMIRMNYNLFRGGADEAHVRETAYQVQEAYEVKNKALIDLKESIRLSWNAWMAAGLRLKPLRQHVVSSRQTRSAYQEQFKVGKRTLLDLLDSQNEFYQAQIELARGENDEVYSRYRILNGMGRLLSYLKLRLPANVVNNDVFSSAQTHILLNKEMDKIPYPNDVTDSQLVLDHPVKNMNTTPLTKATIYKNTTTPPIVAPKIWYVSAGYFAAKEKAIALTKHLRGLGFNACIVLVNDCFHVIVGPYEYRGHAGNAMERLKEVAHVPGRLVTYKRRPKAFF from the coding sequence ATGAAAACGAAGTGTTTTTGGATTATTGCAGGGTTAATAATCACTTGCTCGGTATCCGCTGAAACACTGTATGATGCTGTTCAACATGGGATGATTTCTAACCCGGATGTGTTATTTAACACGGCAAGAGGATTGTCTGCTCGTCAAGCTGTTGATAAAGCAAAGGGTGCTTACTGGCCGACTGTAGATGTAACGGGAGGGTTTGGTCGGGAAAAGAGTCTTAACCCAACAACAGAGGCAATTGATGGCCCTGGTCAACGTATTTTAAATCGCACCGAATCTAATATTGAATTCAAACAAAATTTGTTTGCAGGTGGTGGTGTTGCTTATGAGTTAAAACGCAATGTCTATCTCTGTGAAGCCCAGAAATTAAAAACTCAAGGTGTTGCTGAGGATTTAGCGCTTGATGTGGTCAATCGTTATTTGCTCGTTCTTCTTCATGAAAAGCTTTATGTTTATGCGATTAGAAATTATCAAGCACATCGCTCTGTATTCACAATGATTAAAGAGCGAAGTGATGCCGGTATTTCTCGAGAAGCTGAGCTTGACCAGGCAGATGCACGTTTAGCGTTAGCAGAGGCCAATAAAATTAGCGCAGAAGCAAATCTTCAGGAAGCAAGAATCAATTATGCCAAAGTAGTGGGAAATTGGCCGGGTAAACTAGCCTGGCCTAAAATTCCAACACGTAGCGAATTACCTCAGTCATTAGGACAAGCGATTGAACGAGGCCTGGACAATCACCCCACGGTAAGATCAACCTACGCCGATATAAAAGAAGCCAAATCACAATATCAAGTGGCTCAGGCAAGCTATTATCCTCGTGTGGATTTAGTGTTAAGTGCCTCGCAAAACCGTAATTTGGATGGTCTTATTGGACGAAATGACGATAGGCTCGCTATGATTCGCATGAATTATAACCTCTTTCGTGGGGGAGCAGACGAAGCCCATGTGAGAGAGACCGCTTATCAAGTTCAAGAAGCTTATGAGGTAAAAAACAAAGCCCTTATCGATTTGAAAGAGTCAATACGGCTGTCGTGGAACGCCTGGATGGCAGCAGGTTTAAGACTGAAGCCACTAAGGCAGCATGTTGTTTCTTCTCGCCAAACACGCAGTGCTTACCAGGAACAATTTAAAGTGGGTAAACGGACACTGCTGGATTTGCTTGACTCACAAAATGAATTTTACCAGGCACAAATTGAGCTTGCTCGTGGTGAGAATGATGAGGTTTATTCTCGCTACCGTATATTGAATGGTATGGGCAGGTTATTGTCTTATCTCAAACTCAGATTACCGGCAAATGTAGTAAACAATGATGTCTTTAGCTCAGCGCAGACTCATATTCTGTTGAATAAGGAAATGGATAAGATTCCATATCCTAACGACGTAACAGATAGTCAATTAGTGCTGGATCATCCTGTAAAAAATATGAATACCACCCCGCTAACCAAGGCTACGATTTATAAAAACACGACTACACCTCCTATTGTTGCACCAAAAATTTGGTATGTTTCCGCTGGGTATTTTGCGGCGAAAGAAAAAGCAATAGCATTAACGAAACATCTTAGAGGCTTGGGATTTAATGCATGTATAGTGCTTGTTAATGATTGTTTCCATGTAATAGTTGGTCCTTATGAATATCGAGGTCACGCAGGGAATGCCATGGAGAGACTAAAGGAAGTTGCTCATGTACCAGGAAGACTGGTTACTTATAAAAGAAGGCCAAAAGCATTTTTTTAA